AGCCGAGTTCTCCGCGGGGCGCTTCAACACGGGCGTAATATTCACCTTCCGGGATCTTGAAGCTGGGCTTGATCTTCAAGGTCGGATCTCCTTCCGGGAGACCGTCCAGGGCCTGCTCGATGATCTTCACAGACTGCTTGATCTCCTCCAGGCGCATAAGATACCTGTCCCAGGTGTCGCCGTTCTGACCGGAAGGAATATCG
The genomic region above belongs to Candidatus Zixiibacteriota bacterium and contains:
- a CDS encoding NADH-quinone oxidoreductase subunit D (Catalyzes the transfer of electrons from NADH to quinone), which produces DIPSGQNGDTWDRYLMRLEEIKQSVKIIEQALDGLPEGDPTLKIKPSFKIPEGEYYARVEAPRGELGCYIVSDGKKKPYRLKLRGASYNNLLVIPEISTGCKIADLVAIFASFDIVMPEVDR